In Aphelocoma coerulescens isolate FSJ_1873_10779 chromosome 3, UR_Acoe_1.0, whole genome shotgun sequence, a single window of DNA contains:
- the SLC25A27 gene encoding mitochondrial uncoupling protein 4 isoform X1: protein MSPAEEERSLPLPERWPRASKFALSACAAAVAELVTFPLDLTKTRLQIQGEAAVRRDGAVAGPAVPYRGMLRTAAGIAQEEGLRKLWQGATPAVYRHIVYTGVRMVTYEHLRDSVLGRVEAESFPLWKAVVGGMSAGAIGQFFASPTDLVKVQMQMEGKRKLEGKPLRFRGVHHAFLKILSEGGVRGLWAGWVPNVQRAALVNMGDLTTYDSVKHFLLLNTTLVDNSVTHSLSSACSGLVAAVLGTPADVVKTRIMNQPRDKQGKGLLYKSSMDCLIQTVQGEGFLSLYKGFIPTWMRMAPWSLVFWLTYEQIRRMCGVSSF, encoded by the exons ATGTCACCTGCAGAAGAAGAGAGGAGCTTACCTCTTCCAGAGAGATGGCCCCGAGCCAGCAAATTCGCTCTGTCAGCCTGTGCAGCGGCTGTGGCAGAACTAG TGACATTTCCCCTGGATCTGACGAAAACCCGGCTGCAGATCCAAGGTGAAGCTGCCGTGCGCCGCGATGGCGCTGTGGCCGGGCCGGCGGTCCCGTACCGCGGAATGCTGCGCACGGCGGCTGGAATCgcgcaggaggaggggctgcggAAGCTCTGGCAAGGAGCCACGCCGGCCGTCTACCGCCACATAG TATACACTGGTGTTCGGATGGTTACTTACGAACATCTCCGTGATTCTGTGCTTGGCAGGGTGGAGGCTGAAAGCTTTCCTCTCTG GAAAGCTGTGGTTGGAGGCATGTCTGCGGGTGCCATCGGACAGTTTTTTGCCAGCCCAACTGATCTGGTGAAGGTGCAGATGCAGATGGAGGGAAAAAGGAAGTTGGAAGGAAAACCGTTACG GTTTCGGGGAGTGCACCATGCATTTCTGAAGATCCTGTCCGAAGGAGGAGTAAGGGGACTTTGGGCTGGATGGGTACCAAATGTCCAAAGAGCTGCGTTGGTGAACATGGGAg ATCTGACCACCTATGACTCAGTGAAACACTTTCTGCTTCTGAACACGACACTTGTGGACAATAGTGTGACTCACAGTCTTAGCAG TGCCTGCTCCGGGCTGGTAGCGGCTGTTCTGGGAACTCCTGCCGATGTGGTCAAAACCCGGATAATGAACCAGCCGAGAGATAAGCAGGGAAA AGGTCTGCTCTATAAATCTTCCATGGACTGCTTGATTCAAACTGTCCAGGGTGAAGGGTTTCTGTCTCTCTACAAAGGCTTTATACCAACCTGGATGCGAATG GCTCCTTGGTCACTGGTATTCTGGCTTACATATGAACAAATCAGAAGGATGTGTGGAGTTAGTTCTTTTTAA
- the SLC25A27 gene encoding mitochondrial uncoupling protein 4 isoform X2 gives MSPAEEERSLPLPERWPRASKFALSACAAAVAELVTFPLDLTKTRLQIQGEAAVRRDGAVAGPAVPYRGMLRTAAGIAQEEGLRKLWQGATPAVYRHIVYTGVRMVTYEHLRDSVLGRVEAESFPLWFRGVHHAFLKILSEGGVRGLWAGWVPNVQRAALVNMGDLTTYDSVKHFLLLNTTLVDNSVTHSLSSACSGLVAAVLGTPADVVKTRIMNQPRDKQGKGLLYKSSMDCLIQTVQGEGFLSLYKGFIPTWMRMAPWSLVFWLTYEQIRRMCGVSSF, from the exons ATGTCACCTGCAGAAGAAGAGAGGAGCTTACCTCTTCCAGAGAGATGGCCCCGAGCCAGCAAATTCGCTCTGTCAGCCTGTGCAGCGGCTGTGGCAGAACTAG TGACATTTCCCCTGGATCTGACGAAAACCCGGCTGCAGATCCAAGGTGAAGCTGCCGTGCGCCGCGATGGCGCTGTGGCCGGGCCGGCGGTCCCGTACCGCGGAATGCTGCGCACGGCGGCTGGAATCgcgcaggaggaggggctgcggAAGCTCTGGCAAGGAGCCACGCCGGCCGTCTACCGCCACATAG TATACACTGGTGTTCGGATGGTTACTTACGAACATCTCCGTGATTCTGTGCTTGGCAGGGTGGAGGCTGAAAGCTTTCCTCTCTG GTTTCGGGGAGTGCACCATGCATTTCTGAAGATCCTGTCCGAAGGAGGAGTAAGGGGACTTTGGGCTGGATGGGTACCAAATGTCCAAAGAGCTGCGTTGGTGAACATGGGAg ATCTGACCACCTATGACTCAGTGAAACACTTTCTGCTTCTGAACACGACACTTGTGGACAATAGTGTGACTCACAGTCTTAGCAG TGCCTGCTCCGGGCTGGTAGCGGCTGTTCTGGGAACTCCTGCCGATGTGGTCAAAACCCGGATAATGAACCAGCCGAGAGATAAGCAGGGAAA AGGTCTGCTCTATAAATCTTCCATGGACTGCTTGATTCAAACTGTCCAGGGTGAAGGGTTTCTGTCTCTCTACAAAGGCTTTATACCAACCTGGATGCGAATG GCTCCTTGGTCACTGGTATTCTGGCTTACATATGAACAAATCAGAAGGATGTGTGGAGTTAGTTCTTTTTAA